A stretch of the Erinaceus europaeus chromosome 23, mEriEur2.1, whole genome shotgun sequence genome encodes the following:
- the NFILZ gene encoding NFIL3 like protein, with amino-acid sequence MDAGVPGLAEGSLGRGGRGLRGSRARAPVVRRQREFTPAEKKDPVYWEKRRKNNEAAKRSREKRRLNDAALEGRLAALLEENARLRAELRALRPGLGLPGTPGGALLWGSPWTAEPRAPRLEPLLPTVLRPCALGAVDAGLSGCRCGLRSPQNSAPQTPKRVDLALPATFFNYHVLDGPGAELRACWGLWSPLHPQLSPSSEPLGLAPRVPYPVPPNGDEDPEGLTQASLPHKLRLKSRGSSRGPRVWEGSQGPL; translated from the coding sequence ATGGACGCAGGAGTCCCGGGCCTGGCCGAGGGCTCCCTGGGCCGAGGTGGAAGGGGCCTGCGAGGCTCCCGGGCTCGGGCTCCGGTCGTGCGGCGGCAGCGGGAGTTCACCCCCGCGGAGAAGAAGGACCCGGTGTATTGGGAGAAGCGCAGGAAGAACAATGAGGCGGCCAAGCGCTCCCGGGAGAAGCGAAGGTTGAACGATGCGGCGCTGGAGGGCCGGCTGGCGGCTCTGCTGGAGGAGAACGCCCGCCTACGCGCTGAGCTGAGGGCCTTGCGGCCAGGCCTCGGCCTCCCGGGGACCCCGGGGGGAGCCCTCCTTTGGGGATCCCCCTGGACAGCAGAGCCCCGGGCCCCCCGCCTggagcccctgctgcccaccgTCCTGAGGCCATGTGCCCTGGGCGCAGTAGACGCAGGACTCTCGGGCTGCAGATGCGGCCTCAGGTCCCCCCAGAACTCTGCACCCCAGACCCCTAAGAGAGTGGACCTGGCACTCCCCGCCACCTTCTTCAATTACCACGTCCTGGATGGGCCCGGTGCAGAACTCAGGGCCTGCTGGGGGCTGTGGTCTCCCCTGCACCCTCAGCTGTCCCCCAGCTCTGAGCCCCTAGGCCTGGCACCTAGGGTGCCCTACCCTGTCCCCCCAAACGGTGATGAGGACCCTGAGGGTCTGACTCAAGCCTCCCTTCCCCACAAACTTCGCCTCAAGTCCCGAGGCTCCAGCAGGGGACCTCGGGTGTGGGAGGGCAGCCAGGGACCCCTCTGA
- the LOC132535631 gene encoding LOW QUALITY PROTEIN: guanine nucleotide exchange factor subunit RIC1-like (The sequence of the model RefSeq protein was modified relative to this genomic sequence to represent the inferred CDS: substituted 1 base at 1 genomic stop codon), with product PIHPPIYPSVHPPIHPPICTSTHLYIHPSIHLSIHSSIYLTIHPSIHLSIHPSTHXSIHPPIHLSIHSSIYLTIHPSIHLSIHPAIYPLIHPPIHPPIHPPICPSTHPSIHPPIHPLFHPSDHPPMHLSTHLTIHSSIHPSIHSCTYLSICPSSRPPLHLSIHLPIYHPFTYPSTHPSTHPPIAHPSTYLSIHPHIHSSFYHLLAQAKMTKVIGPMEHS from the exons cccatccacccacccatctatccatcagtccatccacccatccatccacccatctgtaCATCCACCCATCTGtatatccatccttccatccatctatccatccactctTCCATTTATCtgaccatccacccatccattcatctatccatccatccatctacccattaatccatccacccacccatccatctatccatccactctTCCATTTATCtgaccatccacccatccattcatctatccattcatccagcCATCTACCCAttaatccatccacccatccatccacccatccatccacccatctgtccatccacccatccatccatccatccacccatccatccactctTCCATCCATCTGACCATCCACCCATGCATCTATC TACTCACCTAACcattcactcatccatccatccatccatccactcatgtACCTATCTATCCATTTGTCCATCCTCTCGCCCACCccttcatctatccatccatctgccCATCTATCATCCATTCACCTatccatccactcacccatccacccacccacccat TGCTCATCCGTCCAcctatctgtccatccatccacacatccattCATCCTTTTATCat CtattggctcaggcaaaaatgaccaaAGTCATAGGCCCTATGGAACACTCCTag